The following proteins are encoded in a genomic region of Hoeflea phototrophica DFL-43:
- a CDS encoding cytochrome P450, whose product MLDLQNLPGGFHDNPFPHYDRLLLHAPVCLQPDGSVLLSRHADLERIYKDTGLFTSDKRAAFKPKFGENSPLFEHHTTSLVFNDPPLHTRVRRIMSSALTPRAISRLEPGLIGTVDALLDALPQKADLIEDFAAQIPIQIIGNLLDVPMADRAPLRDWSLAILGALEPVLTPAQQAQGNQAVAEFKAYLQDLIAHRRQHPGDPETDVLTRLTAGDEGGKLSEIELIQNCIFILNAGHETTTNLIGNALAMLNDHAEEQARLRANPELINSCVEEVLRMASPNQFGNREAARDTEIDGVAIPAGTNLHLCIGAANRDPAVFGNPGSFNIARKPNRHLAFAGGPHICVGLTLARLEGRVALTRFLNRFQSYRITSRQQGGRIRFRGFARLEAELSGG is encoded by the coding sequence ATGCTTGATCTGCAGAATTTGCCCGGCGGGTTTCACGACAACCCCTTTCCCCATTACGACCGGCTGCTTTTGCACGCACCTGTGTGCCTCCAACCCGACGGCTCGGTGCTGTTGTCGCGTCACGCGGATCTTGAGCGGATCTACAAGGACACGGGCCTTTTCACCTCCGACAAGCGCGCTGCCTTCAAGCCAAAATTCGGCGAGAACAGTCCGCTGTTCGAGCATCACACCACATCGCTGGTGTTCAATGATCCGCCACTGCACACCCGTGTGCGGCGGATCATGTCCTCGGCTCTGACGCCGCGCGCCATTTCGCGGCTTGAGCCCGGCCTGATCGGCACCGTCGACGCCCTGCTGGATGCCTTGCCGCAAAAGGCGGACCTGATTGAGGATTTCGCAGCGCAGATCCCGATCCAGATCATCGGCAACCTGCTCGACGTCCCGATGGCGGACCGGGCGCCGTTGCGCGACTGGTCGCTGGCGATCCTCGGGGCCCTGGAGCCGGTGCTGACCCCCGCTCAGCAGGCTCAGGGCAATCAGGCCGTGGCTGAATTCAAGGCCTATCTGCAGGATCTCATCGCCCATCGCAGGCAGCACCCGGGAGATCCGGAAACCGATGTGCTGACCCGCCTGACAGCCGGCGATGAGGGCGGCAAATTGAGCGAAATCGAGCTGATACAGAACTGCATCTTCATCCTCAACGCCGGCCACGAGACGACCACCAACCTGATCGGAAACGCTCTCGCAATGCTCAATGATCACGCCGAGGAACAGGCCCGTTTGCGCGCCAATCCGGAGCTGATCAACAGCTGTGTCGAGGAGGTGCTGCGCATGGCTTCGCCCAATCAGTTCGGCAATCGCGAAGCCGCTAGAGACACCGAAATCGATGGCGTTGCCATCCCCGCAGGCACCAACCTGCACCTGTGCATCGGCGCCGCAAACCGCGATCCGGCGGTCTTCGGCAATCCCGGCAGCTTCAACATCGCCCGCAAGCCGAACCGTCACCTGGCCTTTGCCGGAGGGCCACATATCTGCGTCGGCCTCACCCTTGCGCGGCTCGAAGGCCGGGTGGCCCTGACGCGGTTCCTGAACCGCTTTCAAAGCTACCGGATAACCTCCCGCCAACAGGGCGGCCGCATAAGGTTTCGCGGATTCGCGCGGCTCGAGGCCGAGCTTTCAGGCGGCTGA
- the ccmB gene encoding heme exporter protein CcmB, with amino-acid sequence MMALLKRDLAIATRSGGAAMLGVLFFLAVVAVIPFGIGPDLNMLARIGPAILWIGALLASLLGLDRLFQADREDGSLDMLVMQDWFGLILTVFIKSSAHWLATGLPLVLAAPLLGLLMNMEAMATGAVMLTLLVGTPAISFIGAVGAAVAVALPRGGLLVSILVLPLAIPILIFGVSASYAAVTDPDPFWPPFMILSAIALFFAALGPVAAAAALRGASD; translated from the coding sequence ATGATGGCGCTTCTGAAGCGCGATCTGGCGATCGCCACCCGTTCCGGCGGTGCGGCGATGCTGGGTGTGCTGTTCTTTCTCGCCGTGGTCGCCGTCATTCCCTTCGGCATCGGGCCGGATCTCAACATGCTGGCGCGGATCGGTCCGGCAATTCTCTGGATCGGTGCGCTTCTCGCTTCGCTGCTTGGCCTCGACCGGCTGTTTCAGGCCGACCGGGAGGACGGCTCGCTCGACATGCTGGTGATGCAGGATTGGTTCGGGCTGATCCTGACAGTGTTCATCAAGAGCTCGGCGCATTGGCTCGCCACCGGCCTGCCGCTGGTTCTGGCCGCACCGCTGCTGGGCCTGCTGATGAATATGGAGGCCATGGCCACAGGGGCGGTAATGCTGACGTTGCTGGTGGGAACGCCCGCGATCTCGTTCATCGGCGCGGTCGGCGCCGCGGTGGCGGTGGCGCTGCCGCGCGGCGGTCTGCTGGTGTCGATCCTGGTGCTGCCGCTGGCGATCCCGATCCTGATTTTTGGCGTCAGCGCGTCCTATGCCGCGGTCACCGATCCCGACCCGTTCTGGCCGCCCTTCATGATCCTGTCGGCGATTGCGCTGTTTTTTGCAGCCCTGGGCCCGGTTGCGGCGGCTGCCGCGCTGCGCGGTGCATCGGATTGA
- the ftsY gene encoding signal recognition particle-docking protein FtsY codes for MAFNFIKKVFSFGKTKDEAPAPESEPQMETPAAPPETAPPESSPAQTPQADTAQTEAAPGPEPVAPDVTPDPDVEEPAAAATAETEQSFPHNPGEMHFTPETAGNGTLSAPEPQDEEHSGEPPLSGEEPDQGAVAETPDQVTLADIAADPAIEQIAATEAFETADPEPAADTEPEPEPEPEPEPEPEPEPEPEPEPEPEPRKLIVRDEVSSVQTATEPAPTEPEPQGGWWQRLRQGLSRTSGQLTGQITGIFTKRKLDEETLEELEDVLLQADLGVETALRITDALASGRYGKDISPAEVQKVMADEIARVLEPVAKPLELDLSHKPHVILVVGVNGTGKTTTIGKLAAKLHSGGLKVTLAAGDTFRAAAIEQLKIWGDRTGSKVVSTKLGADAAGLAYEAFETARADGADVLIIDTAGRLQNRTELMDELAKVVRVIGKLDPDAPHTVLQTLDATTGQNALNQVEIFKNVAGVNGLVMTKLDGTARGGILVAIAAKHKLPVYFIGVGEGVDDLEPFEAADFASAIAGEPT; via the coding sequence ATGGCGTTCAATTTCATCAAGAAAGTCTTCTCCTTTGGCAAGACCAAGGACGAAGCGCCAGCTCCGGAATCAGAGCCGCAGATGGAGACGCCGGCAGCACCGCCGGAAACCGCCCCGCCCGAATCTTCGCCGGCACAGACTCCACAAGCAGACACGGCTCAGACAGAAGCCGCGCCCGGGCCAGAGCCCGTTGCGCCTGATGTCACGCCGGATCCTGACGTTGAGGAACCCGCGGCAGCTGCCACCGCGGAAACCGAACAGTCCTTCCCCCACAACCCCGGCGAAATGCACTTCACGCCGGAGACGGCGGGCAACGGCACGCTGTCCGCGCCTGAACCCCAGGATGAAGAACATTCCGGCGAACCTCCGCTTTCGGGCGAGGAACCGGACCAAGGCGCCGTTGCGGAAACCCCGGATCAGGTGACGCTGGCCGACATCGCGGCTGACCCGGCCATCGAACAGATCGCCGCCACCGAAGCGTTCGAGACCGCAGATCCCGAACCGGCGGCAGACACCGAACCTGAGCCTGAGCCTGAGCCTGAGCCTGAGCCTGAGCCTGAGCCTGAGCCTGAGCCTGAGCCTGAGCCTGAGCCTGAGCCTCGAAAGCTTATCGTCCGCGACGAAGTGTCAAGCGTGCAAACCGCGACGGAGCCCGCACCGACCGAGCCGGAACCGCAGGGCGGCTGGTGGCAGCGCCTGCGCCAGGGCCTGTCGCGCACCTCGGGTCAGCTCACCGGCCAGATCACCGGCATCTTCACCAAACGCAAGCTCGACGAGGAAACGCTCGAAGAGCTCGAGGACGTGCTGCTGCAGGCCGATCTCGGCGTTGAAACAGCGCTGCGGATCACCGACGCGCTGGCTTCGGGCCGTTACGGCAAGGACATTTCGCCCGCCGAAGTGCAGAAGGTCATGGCCGACGAGATCGCCCGCGTGCTTGAGCCGGTGGCCAAGCCGCTGGAGCTTGATCTCAGCCACAAGCCGCATGTCATTCTGGTGGTCGGCGTCAACGGCACCGGCAAGACCACCACCATCGGCAAGCTTGCCGCAAAACTGCATTCGGGCGGGCTCAAGGTGACGCTCGCCGCAGGCGACACCTTCCGTGCCGCAGCGATCGAGCAGCTCAAGATCTGGGGCGATCGCACCGGCTCGAAAGTGGTCTCGACCAAGCTTGGCGCCGATGCGGCGGGGCTCGCCTACGAAGCCTTCGAGACCGCCCGGGCGGATGGCGCCGACGTGCTGATCATCGACACCGCCGGCCGGCTGCAAAACCGCACCGAGCTGATGGACGAACTCGCCAAGGTGGTCCGCGTCATCGGCAAGCTCGACCCCGACGCGCCGCATACGGTGCTGCAGACGCTCGACGCCACCACCGGTCAGAACGCACTCAACCAGGTCGAAATCTTCAAAAATGTCGCAGGCGTCAACGGGCTGGTGATGACCAAGCTCGACGGGACCGCCCGCGGCGGCATTCTGGTTGCAATCGCGGCCAAGCACAAATTGCCGGTCTATTTCATCGGTGTCGGCGAAGGGGTAGATGATCTGGAACCCTTCGAGGCAGCAGATTTCGCCTCCGCCATCGCTGGAGAGCCAACATGA
- a CDS encoding septation protein A — MNDKSPDKQVAGEDPAPLFERDPNDPKRKHINPALKMALELGPLLVFFFANARGDWIAERVPFLADIGGPIFVGTACFMIATAISLSVSWSLTRTLPMMPLVSGIIVLVFGALTLWLQDETFIKVKPTIINTLFGGILLGGLLFKKSLLGYVFDSAFRLDAEGWRILTLRWGIFFLVMAVVNEVIWRNFSTDFWIAFKVWGNLPLSIVFTLLQLPLMQRHALPEEDEEETKS; from the coding sequence ATGAACGACAAGAGCCCCGACAAACAGGTGGCCGGCGAGGATCCTGCTCCATTGTTCGAGCGCGATCCCAACGATCCCAAGCGCAAGCACATCAATCCCGCCCTCAAGATGGCGCTGGAACTGGGTCCGCTTCTGGTCTTCTTCTTTGCCAATGCGCGTGGCGACTGGATTGCCGAGCGGGTGCCGTTTCTGGCCGATATCGGCGGACCGATCTTTGTCGGCACCGCCTGTTTCATGATCGCCACGGCGATTTCGCTCTCGGTCTCCTGGAGCCTGACCCGCACCCTGCCGATGATGCCGCTTGTCTCGGGCATTATCGTGCTGGTCTTCGGCGCCCTGACGCTGTGGCTGCAGGATGAGACCTTCATCAAGGTCAAGCCGACCATCATCAACACGCTGTTCGGCGGAATCCTGCTGGGCGGGCTGCTCTTCAAAAAGTCTCTGCTGGGCTACGTCTTCGATTCCGCCTTCCGCCTCGATGCCGAGGGCTGGCGCATCCTGACCCTGCGCTGGGGGATTTTCTTCCTGGTGATGGCCGTGGTCAACGAGGTGATCTGGCGCAATTTCTCCACCGATTTCTGGATCGCCTTCAAGGTCTGGGGCAACCTGCCACTCTCTATCGTCTTCACGCTGCTGCAATTGCCGCTGATGCAGCGCCATGCGCTGCCGGAAGAAGATGAGGAAGAGACCAAGAGCTAG
- a CDS encoding DsbE family thiol:disulfide interchange protein, with amino-acid sequence MADGASKDTATTPSGGSGAGKRWILAFLPLVLFMGLAGVFLYQLGSGKNASEIPSVLIGSKAPSLNLPPLEGLVENGQAVPALTDAAIEGRLSLVNVWASWCVPCRQEHPILLELANDPRVELVGINYKDKTPNALTFLGELGNPFTAVGVDPAGQAAIDWGVYGIPETYLVGPDGTILFKQIGPFTPESLRDKLLPAIEKAMSPGS; translated from the coding sequence ATGGCTGACGGGGCGTCGAAAGACACCGCAACAACCCCATCCGGTGGTTCGGGTGCCGGCAAACGGTGGATACTAGCCTTTCTGCCGCTGGTGCTGTTCATGGGGCTTGCGGGCGTGTTTCTCTATCAGCTCGGCTCCGGCAAGAATGCCAGCGAGATCCCCTCGGTGCTGATCGGCTCAAAGGCGCCGTCGCTGAACCTGCCGCCGCTTGAAGGCCTCGTTGAAAATGGTCAAGCGGTGCCCGCGCTCACCGATGCAGCCATTGAGGGCAGGCTGTCGCTGGTCAATGTCTGGGCCTCCTGGTGCGTGCCCTGCCGCCAGGAGCATCCGATCCTGCTGGAACTGGCAAATGATCCGCGGGTTGAACTGGTCGGCATCAATTACAAGGACAAGACGCCCAATGCGCTCACCTTCCTGGGCGAGTTGGGCAATCCGTTCACCGCCGTCGGCGTCGACCCGGCCGGTCAGGCGGCGATCGACTGGGGTGTCTACGGCATTCCCGAGACCTATCTGGTCGGGCCTGACGGCACCATCCTGTTCAAGCAGATCGGCCCGTTCACACCCGAAAGCCTGCGCGACAAGCTGCTGCCGGCGATTGAAAAGGCCATGTCCCCCGGCAGCTGA
- the ccmA gene encoding heme ABC exporter ATP-binding protein CcmA, with translation MRAIATNLAGRRGASLLFSGIGFSLTQGEALVITGPNGAGKSTLLRVIAGLLDADSGHFALHGEDELALPVSEHAHYLGHRNAMKRELKVSENLEFWQRFQASETAEGLSVDAAIEAVGLTGVAHLPFGYLSAGQQRRIALARLLVSARPLWLLDEPTAALDKASDKLFADLVRAHLVQGGMAIAATHQPLGLEQVQTLELSGVHSTVADGQEAWA, from the coding sequence ATGCGGGCAATTGCCACCAATCTGGCGGGACGGCGTGGCGCAAGCCTGTTGTTTTCCGGCATCGGTTTTTCTCTGACGCAAGGCGAGGCGCTGGTGATCACCGGCCCCAATGGCGCCGGCAAATCCACATTGCTCCGGGTGATTGCGGGTCTGCTTGATGCTGATTCGGGCCATTTCGCCCTGCACGGTGAGGATGAGCTGGCTCTGCCGGTGTCCGAGCATGCGCATTATCTCGGTCATCGCAACGCCATGAAGCGTGAACTCAAAGTGTCCGAAAACCTCGAATTCTGGCAGCGTTTCCAGGCTTCGGAGACGGCTGAGGGCCTTTCCGTCGATGCGGCTATCGAGGCAGTCGGGCTCACCGGCGTGGCGCATCTGCCATTCGGCTATCTCTCCGCAGGCCAGCAGCGGCGCATCGCGCTGGCGCGGCTGCTGGTCTCGGCGCGGCCGTTGTGGCTTCTCGATGAACCGACGGCGGCGCTCGACAAGGCTTCCGACAAGCTGTTTGCCGATCTGGTGCGGGCGCATCTGGTACAGGGCGGGATGGCCATTGCCGCCACCCACCAGCCACTGGGGCTGGAACAGGTTCAGACCCTGGAGCTCTCCGGGGTTCACAGCACGGTCGCGGACGGCCAGGAGGCCTGGGCATGA
- the ccmD gene encoding heme exporter protein CcmD encodes MMSHEAFVFWSYAATAVTLGGLLIAILLDGRARRRELSELEAQGVRRRSDAKRDAS; translated from the coding sequence TTGATGAGCCATGAAGCCTTTGTGTTCTGGTCCTATGCCGCGACAGCGGTCACGCTTGGCGGGCTTCTCATTGCCATCCTGCTCGATGGCCGGGCGCGCCGGCGCGAACTCAGTGAACTCGAGGCGCAAGGCGTGCGCCGCCGCTCCGACGCCAAGCGGGATGCATCCTGA
- a CDS encoding NUDIX hydrolase → MNTQKSFQRIIPDGDTHERDVCATCGFVNYQNPRIVVGSVVRHEGKVLLCRRAIEPRRGFWTVPAGYLELNETPEDGARREAREEALAHLKLGELLAVYSVPHLSQVQLIWRAELMDPGAGAALFGIGEESLEVELFDWDNLPTGEIAFPTVHWMLGHEREVMAKGYQGPFGNPG, encoded by the coding sequence ATGAACACACAAAAATCTTTCCAGCGCATCATTCCCGATGGCGACACCCATGAGCGTGATGTCTGCGCCACCTGCGGCTTCGTCAACTACCAGAACCCGCGCATCGTGGTGGGCTCGGTGGTCCGGCATGAGGGCAAGGTGCTGCTGTGCCGCCGTGCCATCGAGCCGCGCCGCGGCTTCTGGACCGTGCCGGCCGGCTATCTCGAACTCAACGAAACACCCGAGGATGGCGCAAGGCGCGAGGCGCGCGAAGAGGCGCTGGCGCATCTCAAGCTCGGCGAATTGCTGGCGGTCTATTCGGTCCCGCACTTAAGCCAGGTGCAGCTGATCTGGCGCGCCGAACTGATGGACCCGGGCGCGGGTGCAGCGCTGTTCGGCATCGGCGAGGAGAGCCTGGAAGTCGAGCTGTTCGACTGGGACAATCTCCCAACCGGCGAAATCGCCTTCCCGACCGTCCACTGGATGCTTGGCCACGAGCGCGAGGTGATGGCGAAAGGGTATCAAGGACCGTTCGGCAATCCTGGCTAG
- a CDS encoding 6-phosphofructokinase, which yields MFHGKVLVAQGGGPTAVINQSMVGAVLESRKFRAVELIYGAVHGVSGILDEDFYDLTQETTHNLEMVANTPSSALGSTRDKPDLKYCQELFKVLRAHQIGYFFYTGGNDSSDTVRIVNDEARKAGYDLRCIHIPKTIDNDLVENDHTPGFPSAARYVAQAFMGINLDNAALPGVYIGVVMGRHAGFLTAASALGKKFSDDGPHLIYMPERTFEIDGFLSDVKQVYERYGRCIVAVSEGIHDASGEPIITKLSRAIERDAHGNVQLSGSGALADLLTQKVKDELGITRVRGDTLGYIQRSFVGCVSDVDQNEAREVGEKAVQYGMFGDRDGSVTIKRTGHYSVDYELVPLELVAGKTRTMPDEFIAASGHDVTDAFRMYLRPLLGSGMPDAHRLRPNKVPKILAVRS from the coding sequence GTGTTTCACGGCAAGGTACTGGTGGCCCAGGGGGGCGGGCCGACGGCGGTTATCAACCAGTCGATGGTTGGGGCGGTTCTGGAATCACGCAAGTTCCGCGCTGTCGAGTTGATCTACGGCGCGGTCCACGGTGTGAGCGGAATCCTGGACGAGGATTTTTACGATCTGACCCAGGAGACCACCCACAATCTGGAGATGGTCGCCAACACGCCGTCCTCGGCGCTTGGTTCGACGCGCGACAAACCGGATCTGAAGTACTGCCAGGAACTGTTCAAGGTGCTGCGGGCGCACCAGATCGGCTATTTCTTCTACACCGGCGGTAATGATTCCTCGGACACGGTGCGCATCGTCAATGATGAAGCGCGCAAGGCAGGCTACGATCTGCGCTGCATCCACATCCCGAAGACCATCGACAATGATCTGGTCGAGAATGACCATACGCCGGGCTTCCCTTCCGCTGCGCGCTATGTGGCCCAGGCCTTCATGGGCATCAATCTCGACAATGCGGCGCTGCCCGGCGTCTATATCGGCGTTGTCATGGGCCGCCATGCAGGCTTTCTCACCGCGGCCTCGGCGCTCGGCAAGAAATTCTCCGATGACGGCCCGCACCTGATCTACATGCCCGAGCGCACCTTCGAGATCGACGGGTTCCTGAGCGACGTCAAGCAGGTCTATGAGCGCTACGGGCGCTGCATCGTGGCCGTCAGCGAGGGCATCCATGACGCCTCGGGTGAACCCATCATCACCAAACTATCCAGGGCAATCGAACGTGACGCCCATGGCAATGTGCAATTGTCGGGAAGCGGCGCGCTCGCCGATCTGCTGACGCAGAAGGTCAAGGACGAGTTGGGGATCACCCGGGTGCGCGGCGACACGCTCGGCTACATCCAGCGCAGTTTCGTTGGATGTGTGTCCGATGTCGACCAGAACGAGGCCCGCGAAGTGGGCGAAAAGGCCGTTCAGTACGGCATGTTCGGCGATCGCGACGGATCGGTGACGATCAAGCGCACCGGCCACTACTCGGTCGACTATGAACTGGTTCCGCTGGAATTGGTTGCCGGAAAGACCCGGACCATGCCCGACGAATTCATCGCGGCCTCGGGTCACGACGTCACCGACGCGTTCCGCATGTATCTTCGCCCGTTGCTGGGCTCAGGCATGCCGGACGCCCATCGCCTGCGCCCCAACAAGGTGCCGAAGATCCTGGCCGTCCGGTCATAA
- a CDS encoding heme ABC transporter permease has protein sequence MSDTIVSQGWFTSLANPTRFLSLSGKILPFLAAAAVLTLVTGLYMSFAAPEDYQQGITVRIMFIHVPAAWLAMMCYTVMAISSIGTLVWRHPLADVAAKTAAPIGAAFTFLSLLTGSLWGRPMWGTWWVWDARLTSVFVLFLMYLGLMALHRAMDDPARAARPAAVLTLVGFINIPIIKFSVDWWNTLHQPASVIRLDGPTIHPSMLYPLLVMAIAYTLIFFTLHLMAMRNEIWRRRVQTMRRQAAQSIGQGA, from the coding sequence ATGAGTGATACAATCGTTTCCCAGGGCTGGTTCACCAGCCTCGCAAATCCGACGCGCTTCCTGTCGCTTTCGGGCAAGATCCTGCCCTTTCTGGCGGCGGCCGCCGTGCTGACGCTGGTGACCGGGCTCTACATGTCCTTTGCCGCGCCCGAGGATTACCAGCAGGGCATCACGGTCAGGATCATGTTCATTCATGTGCCCGCCGCCTGGCTTGCGATGATGTGTTACACGGTGATGGCGATCTCCTCGATCGGAACGCTGGTCTGGCGTCATCCGCTGGCCGATGTCGCGGCCAAGACCGCTGCACCGATCGGGGCCGCCTTCACCTTTCTGTCGCTGCTCACCGGGTCGTTGTGGGGCCGTCCGATGTGGGGCACCTGGTGGGTCTGGGATGCGCGGCTGACCTCGGTGTTCGTGCTGTTCCTGATGTATCTGGGGCTGATGGCCTTGCACCGGGCGATGGATGATCCGGCGCGTGCCGCGCGTCCCGCTGCGGTGCTGACGCTGGTGGGGTTCATCAACATTCCGATCATCAAGTTCTCGGTCGACTGGTGGAACACGCTGCACCAGCCGGCCAGTGTGATCCGGCTTGACGGCCCGACCATCCACCCCTCGATGCTCTATCCGCTGCTGGTGATGGCGATTGCCTATACGCTGATCTTCTTTACGCTGCATTTGATGGCTATGCGCAACGAGATCTGGCGCAGGCGGGTGCAAACGATGCGCCGCCAGGCGGCCCAATCCATCGGCCAGGGTGCGTGA